The following are encoded in a window of Thunnus albacares chromosome 17, fThuAlb1.1, whole genome shotgun sequence genomic DNA:
- the jpt2 gene encoding jupiter microtubule associated homolog 2, which produces MTSTNMYQGLEAGSKPSSRVLQPPGGGSSNLFGGYEDDAASRRPNKMASKVFAPPEEPQSVPRRSNPPGGKSSGIFGEPEPAAQPQRPIPPGGHTSNIFGAGESAPVQSQNRSHPNKPKDNLSVGPEPESPAPEAKVSQPEVKEETVSPAVVPAKEEPAAPAAPAPAPAAPAPASAPPPAAAAAVPASPEPEPSSSSLPDETLLKNHEPHLGPRHRSHNKVLNPPGGKSSVVFY; this is translated from the exons GGTGTTGCAGCCTCCTGGAGGTGGCTCCAGTAACCTGTTTGGTGGCTACGAAGATGATGCAGCATCAAGAAGACCCAATAAGATGGCCTCTAAAGTTTTTGCTCCACCAGAGGAACCCCAGAGTGTACCAAGACGCTCTAATCCTCCAG GTGGGAAGAGTAGCGGAATATTTGGGGAACCTGAACCTGCAGCTCAACCACAGAGACCCATACCTCCAGGTGGACATACCAGCAACATATTTGGGGCTGGAGAAAGTGCGCCTGTCCAAAGCCAAAACCGAAGCCACCCAAATAAGCCAAAG GACAATCTAAGTGTGGGACCTGAACCTGAATCACCAG cACCTGAGGCCAAGGTCAGCCAGCCTgaggtgaaggaggaaacagtcTCCCCAGCTGTTGTGCCAGCCAAGGAGGagcctgctgctcctgctgctcctgctcctgctcctgctgctcctgctcctgcttctgctcctcctcctgctgctgctgcagctgtccCTGCCTCACCAGAGCCTGAgccctcttcttcctcacttcCTGATGAGACTTTGCTGAAGAACCATGAGCCTCACCTGGGACCCAGGCATCGCTCTCACAACAAGGTCCTCAACCCCCCTGGAGGAAAGTCTAGCGTGGTATTCTACTGA